One genomic window of Candidatus Bathyarchaeota archaeon includes the following:
- a CDS encoding formate--phosphoribosylaminoimidazolecarboxamide ligase: MITKDEIQNILQHYDLEKVSIGTICSHSALQIFYGAKQEGFRTVGICLPDKKFVYDAFQLAKPDEYILVNRYSDLTDSWVQEKLKRMNTIIIPHGSFVEYVGADNIKNRFHVPMYGNRISLEFEGDRSKMRMWLQEAGVKVPKEYSEPAKIDRPCIVKFHGARGGRGFFIANSDEQYKQQLERALKRGVITDEDVDKATIQELIIGVRYYPQYFYSPIFGGEVKAGEGRVELLGVDRRVESNVDDLYRIPRFEEAGVEQSYVITGNIPVVLRESLLPKILDLGRRIVDSSVKLFPPGIVGPFCIETICTDELEFVTFEVSARIVAGTNLYPEGSPYSCYLYPKPMSTGRRIAYEIREGISKNKLQYLVS, translated from the coding sequence TTGATAACGAAAGATGAGATCCAAAATATTCTGCAACACTACGACCTAGAGAAGGTGAGTATAGGAACTATCTGCTCCCACTCGGCCCTACAAATATTCTATGGAGCCAAGCAGGAAGGGTTCAGGACAGTTGGAATATGCCTCCCAGACAAGAAATTCGTATACGATGCCTTTCAACTTGCGAAACCAGACGAATATATCCTAGTTAACAGATACAGCGACCTGACAGATAGTTGGGTCCAAGAGAAGCTTAAGAGAATGAATACGATCATCATTCCACACGGATCCTTCGTCGAGTATGTTGGTGCTGACAATATAAAAAACAGATTTCATGTTCCTATGTATGGAAACAGGATATCTCTGGAGTTTGAGGGAGACAGAAGCAAGATGAGGATGTGGCTGCAGGAGGCTGGAGTCAAGGTGCCCAAGGAATATTCAGAGCCTGCAAAGATAGATAGGCCCTGCATAGTGAAGTTCCATGGGGCAAGAGGGGGGAGGGGCTTCTTCATTGCTAACTCAGACGAACAGTATAAACAGCAACTTGAGAGAGCCTTGAAGCGAGGAGTAATCACAGATGAAGATGTGGATAAAGCCACTATACAGGAACTTATCATCGGCGTGAGATATTACCCCCAATACTTCTATTCGCCGATATTCGGGGGCGAGGTTAAGGCTGGTGAGGGGCGTGTCGAACTTCTCGGAGTAGACAGAAGAGTTGAGAGCAACGTTGACGATCTATATAGGATCCCTAGATTTGAGGAGGCAGGGGTGGAGCAGTCATATGTCATAACAGGAAATATTCCAGTAGTCCTGAGGGAATCTCTTCTACCGAAGATTCTTGATCTAGGTCGAAGGATTGTTGATTCGTCTGTCAAACTCTTCCCACCAGGCATAGTTGGACCATTCTGCATAGAGACCATATGCACAGACGAGCTTGAATTCGTGACATTCGAAGTATCTGCAAGGATAGTTGCTGGAACAAATCTCTACCCTGAAGGTTCACCCTACTCATGCTACCTATACCCCAAACCCATGTCTACAGGTAGAAGAATAGCTTACGAGATAAGAGAAGGAATAAGCAAAAATAAGCTCCAATACTTAGTTAGTTGA